The Musa acuminata AAA Group cultivar baxijiao chromosome BXJ2-2, Cavendish_Baxijiao_AAA, whole genome shotgun sequence genome contains the following window.
CCGCCGGCGTCGACAACGTCGTCGACTGGCTCAAGTCCGCCATCCTCACCAACGTTGACCCCAGCCAGGTCCGCTACCTGGGTGTTGGGAACGAGGTCGTCGGCAAGGACCCTTTGTACGTCTCCAACTTCGTGCCCGCCATGCGCAACCTTCACAAGGCCTTGCAGAATCCGGGCCTCGAGAAACAGATCAAGCTCTAGGCCCCTCAGGCCGCCTCGTCCATTCTCGGTGTCACCTTCCCTCCCTCTTCCGGCAAGTTCGAGATGCGCCTGCTCCCCGTCATGAAGCAGTTGCTGCAGTTCTTGTCGGAGACCGAGTCGCCGCTCATGGTGAACACGAACCCATTCGACACCTACGTCGACAACCCTCTCAAGGTGGCACTCAACTACGTGCTTTTCGGCGTGAACAAGGCGTTGTTCCATGACGACTGCAAGGCGTACTCCAACCTGTTCGACGCCACCGTGGATGCGCTGGTGGCGGCAATGCAGAAGCAGGGGTTTCCCAAGATACCGGTGCTGGTGACGGCCACGGGATGGCCGACCAAGGGGAAAACCGCTGCCACGCCGGAAAAGGCAGCGGCTTACGCCCAAGGAATCATCGACAAGGTGGTGAAGGGGGTCGGCACGCCGATGAGGCCACGTGACACGGTGGAGGTGTTCTCGTCCAATCTGTTCGACCAGAACAAGAAGGAGGGCAAAGAGTACGAGAAGCATTTCGTCATCTTCAATGTCGATGGAAACCGCATCCTCAAGATCAGCTTCGTGCCGTAGAATGAGATGGGTTTGGCGTCTCGATGGTATGGTTCCGCCGCAGGGGTGTCTCGGTCGCAGGG
Protein-coding sequences here:
- the LOC135604990 gene encoding glucan endo-1,3-beta-glucosidase, acidic-like → MRLLPVMKQLLQFLSETESPLMVNTNPFDTYVDNPLKVALNYVLFGVNKALFHDDCKAYSNLFDATVDALVAAMQKQGFPKIPVLVTATGWPTKGKTAATPEKAAAYAQGIIDKVVKGVGTPMRPRDTVEVFSSNLFDQNKKEGKEYEKHFVIFNVDGNRILKISFVP